From the genome of Archaeoglobus neptunius:
CTCCAGACCTCTACATCTCTGTCGGCTACCACCACAACGCCGTGTGTTGCAAGCTCTTTGATCAGATCTGCAGCTTTACGAAAGCTTTTCCTCTCTATCCCGACCAGCGGATCGTCCAGCAGATTCACCCTGCGCTTTAGAACGTAGGGGAGGGTTAACTGCACCATCCTTTTTTGACCCTGTGAGAGTGTGGAGAAAGGCCAGTCGGCAAGATCATCAATTCCGAAAAACATTAACCCATCCTCCAGCCTTCTTAACGCTTCGCGCCTGTCAACACCGTAAAGGGAGCAGAACACGAGCACGTAATCTCTTGGTGTAATGTACTCCGGAACGTCTATTTTTTCGGTCAGGTAGAACACTTCCCTGGCCGGCACGCACCTCACAACTCTACCGCTCACCGGTCGCAGCATTCCGGCGAGGGTCTTGAGAAAGGTACTCTTCCCGACACCGTTCGGGCCGTAAATGAGCGTTGGAACTTCAAACTCCATGCTGATCTCCCTCGTTATTGCTGTCCCACCGTATCCGCAAACGAGATTTTCAACCTTCAGCATCCCAATCACCCAATAAGTTTGCCAGATCGAGCGGAATTAGAAATAGGTGCAGAAGGAAAGGTAAAGAA
Proteins encoded in this window:
- a CDS encoding ABC transporter ATP-binding protein, giving the protein MLKVENLVCGYGGTAITREISMEFEVPTLIYGPNGVGKSTFLKTLAGMLRPVSGRVVRCVPAREVFYLTEKIDVPEYITPRDYVLVFCSLYGVDRREALRRLEDGLMFFGIDDLADWPFSTLSQGQKRMVQLTLPYVLKRRVNLLDDPLVGIERKSFRKAADLIKELATHGVVVVADRDVEVWSSCKRVDFTEFSLRTG